In Leclercia pneumoniae, the genomic window AATGCAAGTCAAACCGCCCGGCTGGCGCGTACGGGGACGCAAATTGTAGGATTTACCGATCAGCTGGCGGTATTACGTGATGCCAGCGCCGTCATCACCCACGCCGGACTGAATACGGTTATGGATGCCATCGCCACCGCCACGCCTATCCTCGCCGTGCCGCTGGCATTTGATCAGCCAGGCGTCGCCGCCCGCGTGGTCTTCAGCGGCATTGGTCTTAAGGCCTGCCGTTTTTCGCCGAGCCGCACGCTCAGCCAGCATCTTCTCGACCTGCTGGAAAATAAGCAGTACACGCAGCGCATCACCGCCCTCCAGACTCAGTTGATAAACGCCGGAGGGGCAGCACGGGCTGCAGAAATTATTGAACGGGCGGTATATACACGTCATAGCGTACCGACGGTGTGATGATAAAAAAAAACCCGCCGAAGCGGGTTTTTTCTAAAGATTAAGGTTCAGGATTACTGACCTTTGATCTCTTTACGGCCGTTGTATGGTGCTTTTTCGCCCAGCGCTTCTTCGATACGAATCAGCTGGTTGTATTTAGCAACACGGTCAGAACGGCTCATAGAACCGGTTTTGATCTGGCCTGCAGCGGTACCCACTGCCAGGTCAGCAATGGTCGCATCTTCAGTTTCGCCAGAACGGTGGGAGATAACCGCAGTGTAGCCAGCGTCTTTCGCCATTTTGATCGCAGCCAGAGTTTCGGTCAGAGAACCGATCTGGTTGAATTTGATCAGGATGGAGTTAACGATGCCTTTCTCGATACCTTCTTTCAGGATCTTGGTGTTGGTTACGAACAGATCGTCACCAACCAGCTGGATTTTGTCGCCCAGTACTTTGGTCTGGTATGCGAAACCATCCCAGTCAGACTCGTCCAGACCGTCTTCGATAGAGACGATTGGGTACTGTTTGGTCAGGTCTTCCAGGAAGTGAGTGAACTCTTCGGAGGTGAATGCTTTGTTGCCTTCGCCAGCCAGGACGTATTTACCGTCTTTGTAGAATTCAGATGCTGCACAGTCCATCGCCAGGGTGATGTCGGTGCCCAGCTCGTAGCCCGCTGCTTTAACCGCTTCTGCGATTACAGCCAGTGCTTCGGCGTTGGAGCCCAGGTTAGGTGCATAACCACCTTCGTCACCAACTGCAGTGTTCATACCTTTAGCTTTCAGAACTTTAGCCAGGTTGTGGAACACTTCAGAACCCATACGTACCGCTTCTTTCAGGGTTTTCGCGCCAACTGGCTGAATCATGAATTCCTGAATATCAACGTTGTTGTCTGCGTGCTCACCACCGTTGATGATGTTCATCATTGGTACAGGCATGGAGTATTTGCCTGGGGTGCCGTTCAGTTCAGCAATGTGCTCGAACAGTGGCTGA contains:
- the eno gene encoding phosphopyruvate hydratase, with product MSKIVKVIGREIIDSRGNPTVEAEVHLEGGFVGMAAAPSGASTGSREALELRDGDKSRFLGKGVTKAVGAVNGPIAQAILGKDAKDQAGIDKIMIDLDGTENKSNFGANAILAVSLANAKAAAASKGQPLFEHIAELNGTPGKYSMPVPMMNIINGGEHADNNVDIQEFMIQPVGAKTLKEAVRMGSEVFHNLAKVLKAKGMNTAVGDEGGYAPNLGSNAEALAVIAEAVKAAGYELGTDITLAMDCAASEFYKDGKYVLAGEGNKAFTSEEFTHFLEDLTKQYPIVSIEDGLDESDWDGFAYQTKVLGDKIQLVGDDLFVTNTKILKEGIEKGIVNSILIKFNQIGSLTETLAAIKMAKDAGYTAVISHRSGETEDATIADLAVGTAAGQIKTGSMSRSDRVAKYNQLIRIEEALGEKAPYNGRKEIKGQ